The Trichoderma breve strain T069 chromosome 2, whole genome shotgun sequence DNA segment AACCAGTCGAGGAATTCTTGATTTCATCCTCCAAGGTGTGGTCGCATTGCTTAATGGAGAGCATCTTCTCGGTCGGCCGGGATTGATCGGGTTTCGTTGAATAGCATTAGCGAGACCCGAATTTGTGTGTgtaagaagaagacggagggATTGACAACACATTAATACTTTAGTAGATATACTCTTAAACATACTGATGGCAATGACTGGAGTTGCTTACTGCCATTATTCTCAATTTTAATAGGTATTTTGGCTGTATATTGTAATGATCCAGCTGACGGGCATGCAGGAAGCGGCATGGACTTCGTCTTTGCTAGAGtcaatgtacatgtatgcatcaACCACAGCGCCAGCCTGCCTTCATACCCACCTAGAACTTGGTGATCATGATTCTCTGAATAGATTCAATGAGGTCCAGCGGTGTTACGCATTTTACAACCACCTTGAAGTTTGGCAATCACCTAAGGTTGGCATTTAGTTTCTGTATCCGAATTTGTCCAATATATGCCAAAAAACCGGGCAAGGCAGATGCGAGGCCCATCACTCTTGCCCATTACTGATCATGGCACATGCTGGAAGGAAAGTGATAGTGATATACATGGATAGAAAAAGGtctgagaagaaggccatcTGCTATTTCTAAACCATTCAatttgttttcctttcttcaCCACCAGGATTCTTCAACTTATCACTATCTGTACAAGTAAATAGAGCCTCGTCTCAAAGCAAAATGGACACACCGGTTCATTTAGAATGCCGACTCAGTTGCGCCAACTTCCAAACTTGCAACAAAGTCGGAGCATTTCCGTGTACCCGCGGCTGTGCCTTGGTGGCTGTCAGTGACTCCAACCCTGACTCCTCGCGTGTACTGCTAACAGCATGTAAAGTATTGCAGTGTCATGTGCGAAGACGCTCACTGGCCAGAGCACAAGAAGGACTGCGAAGCCCTGTTGGTCAAAGACGGATGGCGTCCTGGGTATGAGACTGAGGGCCGCAAGAATTCATTCGTGGATTGGACCACGGTCGAAACTGCTCctccgcctcttcctctgatGGAGGACAAAAGGCTTCTCTGGGGCGGCACACTAGCGGCTGACGTTCTCAACGTGGAAAACAATGAGGCcctggatgaagacgataGATACATGTCTTTACTTTTTACTGGCAAGGCAACCGTAGAGTAACAGTTGAGGTGGGTGGTTGTTGATGGTACGATGGCTAATTACTCAATGCGCACATAGATTCCGGTGACTTGCGCCATCTTTTTCAGACAATAGCTAAACTACCGCCCCGGTCCGATTGGTCCGTGGATGCCTCGATCAACATTGAGAGGATTGCTTTCTTTTCACGAAACGTGATAGTGGTTTTGTGCGCTCTTGAGGCCACACAGTCGGCGCAAGGCCACGACCAAGCATATATGTCTAGGACCATTGATACCATTATACATGTCTGGTATTCAGCTTTTTTGACTCGAGACATTGTGCAATATCTGGAAGAAAAGATTCAGCCCTTGTTGGAGCAAGTTCGTCACCACTTGGACGGCAAAGCTCTCGATACCGAAATCGTCCACACGTGGGAATTTTCTGGAGGCAGCTATCTCAGTCTATCCCTCCCAGTAGTACGCTGGAACTATGTCATTAACTCCTTAAAAATCCCCCCTGCACTCAGCTATCAAGTCGCAAAGGCCCGAATGCAACATGTCACTCTGGATCCACGCAGACACGATGCCCGAGAATATCACTATTCCAAGATGACAGACTCTCCGCATTTGCGCATGGTATATCAGAGGTTCCTCGAAGACGGGAtgcttttgccttttgggcATTCACGTCTTGATTTTGTCTACCCAAATGGGTTaatctccctcccccctcctttCCGCCTCTTCTTATACTAACACTCAAAAGCGCCCTGTTTCCAGAGGATATCAAGTACAGTTATGCTGAGAGTGGTAGTCCTCTTGCTGCATGGGGCGTCTTGGACGTGAACAAGACGCCGTGGGCTGCCGAGAACGATTTGTACGGGAAGCTTTACTGCTTTCTTAGGGGTGTGATTGGGAATATCCTTCATTGGCTAGGGCCAAACGAAATCGGGCTGTCATTTCACAATGTTCCCATTCGAACGCTTCCTAGTCGCCTGGCTAAGAGAAAGTATGATCGAATAGAGGTTAGCTAATCGCTCTTCAAAGGTAATTGCGTTGAGCTACTACTAAATTCCAAGTACTTCCTGGCTACACAGGTGTCGAATGTGTGCGGCAGAGAAGAATTGAGCATTCGAGACACGTTTCAACTCTTCTCTGGGCACCTGAAGGACCCAGCAGATAATCCTCATGCCACTCTAATGACGTGGTTCGTCAACGCAGCAAAGGAGCCGAAAGATACCCGAGGCAATGCACAAAGTCTGTTTACCACCTTTCAACTCCAGTTATTATACAATAATTTTGATACAAAAGCCAACACCACCCACCAGCTTTTCACTCTGGTGAACGTGCCTAGACTTATTGACCAATACTTTATCGAGTTGAGTTACCCTCCGCATCACATAGAGCGGCTCTATCTGACATCGTAGCAGGTATATGAATACACGTGAATTTGAGCAGATTGCTCGCGAGTctgggatggagatgaagtcggAGAATACCGTTGTGGACAAGTGGCCCGCGAGGCCCAAAAATAATACAATGAGTGAGCATTGCCTATACTTGAGCTCCCCGCATCCACTTATAGAGCGTTGCGTTGAATGGCGGAAGAGAAGATCTTGAAAACCACGAGGGCTTGGGGGTAGTTGGATGAATTAGTCGGATCGGGTGTTGCAGGGGATGGCAGTGCAGTGAGGGGATTCCATTGATGCTCCCAATACTGCTATATTATGAGAGTACAAGATGGGTAGTATAAATGCCAATATCTCTACTACATGTTATCATTGTCCATTTGCCACAAAGAGTTTTCCGATTGCATCAAGAGAGTCAGTGTATCCATGGCTACATAATGTACTTGTGTCTACAGCAGACTTACATGCAGCCAATGATCTCGCGGCTATAACACATCAATCCGGGAAACGGAACGAAACGGAAAACCATCCCGCCTATTCTACCGTTCCATCTCCGTTCGTTACGGTTTCTCTCCCAAAAACACACCCAAAAACCCCCACCACCACAAAACGGCCGTTTTCTTCCCCACGTGACATCCCGAGCTCTCCCAACTTTTGCAAGGGCCCGCCGAATCATCCCATTTCGCGCATAATCTTGAGCATTCGAACGAAACATCGAAACACACCAGCCAAACCGTCTCCTCCCTCGCcttcgcagcagcagcagccgacAATGGTTTCCCTCGCTCCTTTCGTCTTGAAGAGGCCTTGGTTGGTCAAGGCGCTGACGCCCGCGGCCAATTGGTATGCTGGCGCTTCTGGATACCGCCAGCTCGGTCTGAGGTACGAATAGCCGAATTTGctcgttttgttttgttggaGGGTACCCAATGAGCTTGAGAATAAtaaggacaaagaaaaagaatgggGAAAATATTATGATATGGAAAGCTAGTGGAGGAATTGTCTTCTCTAGCATGAGACATTGCGCAAAATGGAGAGCCAGTCACCCGAATGCTAACGCAATTGCCCACTTCAGATACGACGACCtcctcgaggaagagaacgAAGCCGTGCAAATCGCCCTCAAGCGCCTCTCCGCAAAGGAGTCCTACGAGCGCGTCTACCGCATCCGCCGCTCTGTCCAGTGCAGCTACACCCACAAGCTGCTCCCCAAGGACCAGTGGACCAAGCCCGAGGAGGTACGAATGTCCCAAAAGCACTCTCTCCCCGCCTTTCACAACCCTCGAACGAAAATTGAACTCCTTTCCTTGGACTGACATTAtaatgctcttttttctAGGATGTCCCTTACCTGCGCAACATCCTTGCCCAGGTCGAGGCCGAGCTCGCTGAGAAGGACGCCCTGGATTCCATGACCGTCATCAAGAAGCACTAAAAGAAACGAAGAAAATTACGGAACGAAATGGCACGTTACTGGTTCGGATGGAGCAGGATcaagcagcggcggcgaaaGTGATGGGTTGTTTAGAGATCTACACAGGTCTCTTTgtattaaaataaaaatgtATAGACATGGTCTAAACCTTGACTCCCTTTGCTCATTATAAAACAagccccctcccctcccccttctcccacagtgatatatatagtatatgCATGTCATTACTCAAACTGGCTATGTGATATTGTACAGGAGTGGCAACGCAATTCTGgaagcagcaaagaaaacGCTTCCCCCAAAAAACGCTTTTACCCTGGCCCAAAAGCTCTCACGTTAAAGAGTCCAGTCTCTCCCCCCAGTCCaccttttcgtcttctttcaGTCTCGACAAAAGTCATGGAAGAAATCCTGCCGAGACGCCGCAACGCCAAATCTGAGCCGCTAAACACCCGCCAACCCCTTGCCACCTTTTCCAtccattttgttttcccttcCTGCTCGAGCTggtcttttttccttgtcccCTTTTGTCGCCCATGGTCTTTGCCAAGATAGATGGCTCCGACCTGGGATGCAATAGTAAGTGGTTTCCATATATCGATACATCGTGTAGTTCTGTACAAATCATGTACATAGGTACAAATCTTCCAGCAAAAGCCTCCCAGTGCACACCAGCCACCGGCCATGAAATCCATTATATGTCGTAGTGGTATAAACGGATGCCCAGCCAGTCGCTGGTTTATATACGCTGATAAAACAAGAGATATGCGACCTTGTTATCTTTGATGCTGTCCTTGacttgcttctccttgacagCTCCATTAGCTCCACCGTTGACAACACTGCTCCATCGCTTGCCACCGTTAGTTGGCGCAGTGACTTGCTTCCAAccgtcctcgtcgccagTGTCGTCATCGTTCATGGCTCCGAACCGGTTGCTGCTAACGTTCGAGGTGGCATCCTTGCGTGCCTCCTTGGTGTCTTCCTCGGTCCCAGTTTCGGCAACGTCTTCGGGCCGGATGCGCCGAATGACGGTGTCATCCAGCCGAATCCACTCGCGACCATCTTGTCGCCTCACGTCGACTGTGTAGTGGCCGCCACTAGCATTCTTTCCGTGGTGATACACCACGCTAATGAGCTTGTATCTAGGCATTgaagcatcatcaaggtTCTGGCGTTTCTGTCTCGACAAAGCCTCACGGGGGATTTCAAGCTCCAAAGGATatccaatcttcttccagatcTTGACAGTTCCATGGCCTTCAGCATCAAACTGGAATCGTTTGAGGTGTAGGATCAAGACAGGTGGTAGGGTTTCAATAAAGACTTGTTTCGTGGCCGTGACATCCTTTCCACGAGGGGAGTTGAAGTCTCCTTGAAGACGCTCTGGACGAGTCAGTCCACGTAGGGCATCAACAACATTTCTGACATCAGGAGATCCAATGTCTAGCTGGAGAGGTTGGTAGCGCTCGGTCGTGATGGAGTCCTTCAGCCCTGGCACGCGAAACTCGGATCTCAAAAGACCACCAAAGATCTTGGTGATGGGGGTTGACGTATTATGGCCTGACAAACGAGAGACGGCGGCGCGTTGCTTGCGGCCGACTTCAAGCCAATCGTCAGAAGCCGCAACAGATCCCCCAGTAGAAGCGTCGGATGAAGGTACTTCCTCGTGTCCAACTGGCAAATCCTTCATGACGTGGGTACACTCATCGTCAAGTGACTGAAGCAGGAAACCCAAGAACTCCTCTGCATCCTGCTGATGACCACGCTACAAGAACGATTATTAGCGACACAAAGTTAAGTAAGCTGCAGGAAAGTTCATTACTTACTCGCATGCTAGCAAATCGGGAGAGCTGCCGGATAGCGTCGTAGACAAACTCAGGGGTAAAGGGCTCGCCGTAACGTTCGAGATCTTCGTTCTTCAGAATTCGATTGAGCTGATCAACGGACGCAGATGATTTGAGCACACTGTATTCCCTCATGAACATGATCAAGGCATCAATCAGAGGAGTCTCGCTCTTGAAGCTGTGGGCGGCCTTTTTGCCGACTTGGTCAAGCAAGTCATAAAACGGCACACAGAACATGAGCACTTGCAGCACCTAAGGAGCGCATTAGCAGCAGATTCCCTATGGTTTATATCAGGCCTAGAAGAAACTTACAGAGTTCATGTAACACATATTACCAGTGTTGATGAGTCCGCGCGGCTCAAGGAAATCGATCTTGTCATTGTTCTCGACTTGGTATGACTGAATTGCCTGAGCAAGAGAGCTGGCGTTTGATTTGGAAAAGGCTGACCCAGGAAAGTTATTTGTGGCGTCTGTTGAATCTCCATTGGCGACATCTCCACCAGCTGAACCATTCAATCCCGTCTGAGCTCGAGCCGATGGCTTGGCAAAGAGATTTGCCCAGCTGGTAGGTGCAGCCTTAACCACGGGGCTTGGAGGGTGGCTCGTGCCATTGGGTTGGACCTCAGGGGAGGCATCAGTCGCAGCCCCTTGATCTTCAGActtggcagcatctccgTTGATCTTTTCCTGCTCCGCCGTCACAGAAGCTTCAGAAGCGGATGGCTTAGGGCCATGATTTGGTAGCACAGGGACCACAGGAACAGCGGGTGCAGCTGGGCGAGTGCCAGATGCATCAGCTATGGCGGAAGCTTTAGTCGCCCCTTCTTCCCCTACGGATTTGGAGGTTTCAGCATGATCAGAAGTCGAAGTAGATCCTCCCTCTTGCTTTTGGGCTGGCTCGCTTTGAGTAGATGCCGCAGGCTCCTGGTTGATTTGTTGTTCCACGGAGACATCAAACTGCCCCGTAGGCAGCGACACTGCCTTGTCCTCTGCACCCAAAAGCTTTCTCTGCCGTTTTG contains these protein-coding regions:
- a CDS encoding ubiquinol-cytochrome C reductase complex 14kD subunit domain-containing protein, with translation MDTPVHLECRLSCANFQTCNKVGAFPCTRGCALVAHVKYCSVMCEDAHWPEHKKDCEALLVKDGWRPGYETEGRKNSFVDWTTVETAPPPLPLMEDKRLLWGGTLAADVLNVENNEALDEDDRYMSLLFTDSGDLRHLFQTIAKLPPRSDWSVDASINIERIAFFSRNVIVVLCALEATQSAQGHDQAYMSRTIDTIIHVWYSAFLTRDIVQYLEEKIQPLLEQVRHHLDGKALDTEIVHTWEFSGGSYLSLSLPVVRWNYVINSLKIPPALSYQVAKARMQHVTLDPRRHDAREYHYSKMTDSPHLRMVYQRFLEDGMLLPFGHSRLDFVYPNGALFPEDIKYSYAESGSPLAAWGVLDVNKTPWAAENDLYGKLYCFLRGVIGNILHWLGPNEIGLSFHNVPIRTLPSRLAKRKYDRIEVSNVCGREELSIRDTFQLFSGHLKDPADNPHATLMTWFVNAAKEPKDTRGNAQSLFTTFQLQLLYNNFDTKANTTHQLFTLVNVPRLIDQYFIDRYMNTREFEQIARESGMEMKSENTVVDKWPARPKNNTMTKPSPPSPSQQQQPTMVSLAPFVLKRPWLVKALTPAANWYAGASGYRQLGLRYDDLLEEENEAVQIALKRLSAKESYERVYRIRRSVQCSYTHKLLPKDQWTKPEEDVPYLRNILAQVEAELAEKDALDSMTVIKKH
- a CDS encoding ubiquitin carboxyl-terminal hydrolase domain-containing protein, whose translation is MSNRHLPAGQGIQAAPGGINGGMDLNGNMGGPRRRQQQYMNPYHQHQLQNQHPQHMNHMYSNYAPYAPQQYYGMPPHQYQTGGVPAPGYMPYQNYNTRSPPPMQQYAPMPPLAPAPGLPHTPSSTHSSQLLPPPTPTTPQTPPVVQPAPVPVPVQETTPAPAPVAPSPVVAPVVESREPFRPPLPWLSRPDVEFPFDVSVEQQINQEPAASTQSEPAQKQEGGSTSTSDHAETSKSVGEEGATKASAIADASGTRPAAPAVPVVPVLPNHGPKPSASEASVTAEQEKINGDAAKSEDQGAATDASPEVQPNGTSHPPSPVVKAAPTSWANLFAKPSARAQTGLNGSAGGDVANGDSTDATNNFPGSAFSKSNASSLAQAIQSYQVENNDKIDFLEPRGLINTGNMCYMNSVLQVLMFCVPFYDLLDQVGKKAAHSFKSETPLIDALIMFMREYSVLKSSASVDQLNRILKNEDLERYGEPFTPEFVYDAIRQLSRFASMRRGHQQDAEEFLGFLLQSLDDECTHVMKDLPVGHEEVPSSDASTGGSVAASDDWLEVGRKQRAAVSRLSGHNTSTPITKIFGGLLRSEFRVPGLKDSITTERYQPLQLDIGSPDVRNVVDALRGLTRPERLQGDFNSPRGKDVTATKQVFIETLPPVLILHLKRFQFDAEGHGTVKIWKKIGYPLELEIPREALSRQKRQNLDDASMPRYKLISVVYHHGKNASGGHYTVDVRRQDGREWIRLDDTVIRRIRPEDVAETGTEEDTKEARKDATSNVSSNRFGAMNDDDTGDEDGWKQVTAPTNGGKRWSSVVNGGANGAVKEKQVKDSIKDNKVAYLLFYQRI